A region from the Schistocerca serialis cubense isolate TAMUIC-IGC-003099 chromosome 1, iqSchSeri2.2, whole genome shotgun sequence genome encodes:
- the LOC126457788 gene encoding uncharacterized protein LOC126457788: MKLMPTKHQRCAYDRKLLVPYDVIGYIRQKLEARNLMTFPHYRPILHTLQQRKSLCSPCQFHQLEYICQFSTDNIAANCQLEVQGSLVASISQQSQQLKMLVWSWTLITKTKKLAFGWHIHKLLCDISNRNLQPFLPDPFPQQDFDSVHNLWDHCCGACKLSKVDLHVHAPFGDFPVATGGLMHAYVNIVNHFLTSDVQQYLLPIIEYFTLWPGATPISYTSADTVALAFVTVQKACQILWHSSSPSSPKRYGSVTALNFEGGSSLPQQSKDYCTPPHTSQPPLVSRQTSTLQ; this comes from the exons ATGAAGCTTATGCCTACAAAACACCAACGATGTGCCTATGACAGGAAGCTGCTTGTCCCCTATGACGTAATCGGATACATCCGCCAAAAGCTGGAGGCCAGGAATTTAATGACATTTCCACATTACAGACCCATACTACATACCTTGCAGCAGAGAAAAAGTCTCTGCTCACCATGTCAATTCCACCAACTGGAATATATCTGTCAGTTCAGCACAGACAATATAGCTGCCAATTGTCAGCTTGAGGTGCAGGGATCACTGGTTGCATCAATTTCACAACAGTCACAGCAGCTCAAGATGTTAGTATGGAGCTGGACTcttatcaccaaaaccaaaaaACTGGCCTTCGGCTGGCACATACACAAATTATTATGTGATATCTCCAATCGCAACTTACAACCTTTCCTACCAGATCCTTTCCCCCAGCAGGACTTTGACAGTGTCCATAACCT CTGGGACCACTGCTGTGGTGCCTGTAAGCTTAGTAAGGTTGACCTGCACGTCCATGCCCCATTTGGTGATTTTCCTGTGGCTACAGGGGGGCTTATGCATGCCTACGTTAACATTGTCAATCACTTCCTCACCTCTGATGTTCAGCAGTATCTCTTACCTATCATTGAATATTTCACACTTTGGCCAGGGGCAACACCAATTTCTTACACCTCAGCTGATACTGTGGCACTAGCATTTGTCA CTGTTCAAAAAGCTTGCCAAATTCTTTGGCACTCATCATCACCATCCAGCCCAAAGCGATATGGTTCAGTGACggcattaaattttgaaggtggctctAGTTTGCCACAACAAAGCAAGGACTACTGTACTCCTCCTCATACTTCTCAACCTCCACTTGTTTCAAGACAGACCTCAACACTCCAGTGA